attttatttttattaactaacattaacaaatattaatcaTTTCtgtacaaatatattgttaaatgtttgttcatgatacctaatgcattaactaatttcaacgaatgaaaccttattgtaaagtgttaccaaatatttaATACTATATTAGAAGCATTAAAGCAGTTTAATTGTACATGGTTTGACCTGATCAGCTACAACAAGATAGTGTGAAAGGCTTTTTAATAAGGCATTACAAACAGCTACACCTAAAAATACAATGAAGATAGGATTTGGCAAAACATCTGTACAAATGaatccaaaacacaaaacaatatacaaaaacatattaacacaacatatatgatacattcagttgagaaacatttcagaacaccacatgaaataaaaattgaccatattaaacaatgtagtttcttaatgcacattcctAATGTCCACAATTTATCTGTgcatgttataaaaaataaaaataaaaaactgttttaaTAAATTGCTCCACTCTGAAATGACTTTactttttggctgatgtcacaAATTCCTCTTCCTTTTTCAACCCCTCTCTTCCACCCACCTATTTTTAATTGGTATGTTAAAATTGGACCTTTTGCAATCCAATCTATTCCCAATGGATGAAGTCTTGCCCAACAATAATTTGTTGAATTTCCTTTTTTCGCTCACAGAAATACAGAATGTTGGATTGCGAAAGTAAATTGGGTTGAGAActgcatttcatgttgacttcaagagGAAGGAGTTTTGTACCTATAGGCTCCATTGAGTTCTGGATGAACAACGGCAGGGTCCATGCCGGCCCAGTGCGTGGTCTGTGTGAGGAACTCTTTGTTCACGCAGTTTTTTAGACTGTCTGGAATGCGACCTGGAGACGGAAAACAGCTTCATTACAGGGAAACCCGGAGTCATTGCTCACAGCACATAAAAGCCTGCAGAGCTTGTAATTAAACACTGATCTTTGCTGTGGACTGTTGAAAGAGGTCAGACACCCAGAGCTctctaaatcatttaaaaaatgttggatGCATTCAAAAGTGGTATAGATAGCTTCATGGGCTGATGTACCGGTAATAGCTCGACGGATCTCCCGTGCCGCCTCCTCCCTCATTTCAATGGAGGCCTGCTCGCTGTACCAGGCAGCGTGGGGGGTGCAGATCAGGTTGGGAGCGTCTTTAAGAGGACCCTGGCTAAAACTGACACAcaaatacaggtataaaaggggtCAGCCACACCCATTTTGTTCATGTTGTTCATGACTCTTCCAATCGCACCTCTTATAGATCTCTGTCAGTGTGACCGCCCCTTTACATTCTACACTTCTGAGACATATCTCTTTTTACCTGAAGGGCTCTGTCTCATGAACGTCTAGGGCTGCTCCCCGTATTCTTCCCTCTTTTAGAGCCTGGGCCAGAGCTTTCTCATCCACCAGACCTCCACGCGCAGTGTTCACTAGGAATGCGCCTTGACGCATCTAGATTCAACACCAAATGATGACCATATAgtgttataaaaacaaatatatggcGACTGTACATTCAAGTTCTTATTTGCTTATGAATGTGTTCACCTGTTTGATGGTGAAGTCGTTGATGAGATGGTGGTTGTGCTCATTCAGACTGCAGTGCAGGGTGACGCAGTCGCTGTGGAAGAGCAGGTCCTGTAAGGTGTTGACTCTCTGCAGCCCCAGGGCTCTCTCCATCCCGTCAGACAGGTATGGATCATAGAAGATCACGTTAAAGCCGAATGCTTTGGCCCTAAGAGCCACCGCCTGTCCAACACGCCCTGAGACCAGACATATCACTTCATGAATGGAGTGCCTTCAGGattctaaagaaaaaaatctaGATAAACTCACTAGTCCACtggggctgggcgatatgcaagaaatattttcacaatagttttatatatataacaaaatgtgcGATATCCGATGACATCGTCGGCCACCCTGCCCTCATTGCTGAGGGATTGGTGAATATTTTAGATTTATTAATTTTGATTTAACcgtctacgacaacaggtggaaaatgacTAATACAAGCTAAGATCTAAAGATAattctaaatgtaaaattaataaaaataactcTAATTATACTAATATTAactgaaatataaacaaacaattacCTTTTGAAAGTTCAACACTACCCACATAATGAAGTTTGTTACATCACTTAGTCTatgcttaaacaaacagaaaacaccAGTTTTCCAATAAGgtgtaagcctaataaattcccatgTGTTCCCAATTCATGCTGCCTAATAATTTCCACTGCAtgtgttcttatcaaatgtgtttgtataaCGTTTCGATAATGTAGTAACTGCTGCATTACAAAATGATAGAAACTCAATTTTACATTCTAGAtgagtgtgtttttgtattattttataatttaataacttACATGTTTGCTTCTTAATAGTGAACCTGCAGAGATgagttcacaatgcatgtgaaatgCAAAATACTCCATGGATATAAagtgaactaaactaaactaaacatctCCAGAGACAcgctttcttttgtctgtttatcaaaatataataaagtgtgtttctttatGTTCAACACCATTTTTTGTCATGCGTCATTGAGAGACTTCTTGCAAGTTGCCTGCCACAGTTTCAGtaaatgagcaaaattacccaccaCTGCGCAATAAATTTGGATGCATGCACATTTGCGGGTGCTAATTTCACACCATGGGTAACGTTTTCATATATTTGGCGACTTTCCAGCTCCAAGGTTTTTTTATTTCCCAATATTTGGAATATACATATCAGCATCGGGTATTTGTCAGATATCATTGATTACATCGTCTTATCGCCCAGCCCAATAGTAAAACTTACTAATCTACTATATGGTTACTGGACTACTAGTGCACAAGTTGATCAACCTGGTCCATACCTAGTCACTGTAAACTGGTACACTTATGAGATTCACCAATGATGATATGATGACTATCCTGCAACAAAACCTAAGCATTCCATGCATAATGGTTCATAGCGGTGTTACTTTTTCTACACACCTAGACCAATGATCCCTAGTGTCTCTCCTCTGATTCGGGCCGCCCCAGATGCAACTTCACGGATTTGCTCTACACTCTGGACCCGTGTACCCTCCCGGAGTGCCTGGTGCAGCCAGGTGGTGCGTCGGTACAGGTTGAGGATGTGGCACATGGTGGAGTCTGCAGTCTCCTCAACTGAAGCTGCTGGCATGTTACAAACTGCTATACCTAGAGGTGAGAATGGGTTAGAATTAGAATTATTAGAATTATGGtcagatgctccaaaaagcaaaaaacattgtTGTATCTAATCTGTAAAAAtatgatgacagattttcattACCTAAGTCGCCAGCAGACTTTATGTCGATATTATCAAAACCACTCCCAATGCGGACAATTATACGAAGTGCTTTGAACTTTTCCAAGTCTTCCCTCATCAGGGTGATGGTGTGGTACATGAGAGCACCCACTGCTTCATTTAATACCTGAGAGAAAGTTCAGTGAGTTCAATAAGTCAAGGATGCAAAGAAAATACAAAGTAGTATAACAACACCCATTAGTTATAAGTTTCAATATAAGTTGAGCTCTAATGGCAGCATCTTTGCAATGGCGTCCAGTCAATTATGTTGGacttgtccctcagttggtaAAATAAAAATTGCACTGACAAATATTTGTCAGAAATCATTGTACGCTTGACGAATAGACTTGCATTGTGAGCATGTAACcgtcaacactttttttttttttgcttgataaaactgaggggcaagtcaaaatatttattttcaatgcaaAGAAAATACACATCGTTTAATAAAGATTAGATTAAAGGTCAGCTGATGTATTGGTGCCAGTAGTTGTTTTTTGAAACTAtaggttattggcaaaaatcgtTTCTCTGTGGCCAAAACCCTTAATCTGATGAATATATTTGGTGAGTATTtatatatagagcattgtaacagatGGATACACTGTCACCTTCACTGTTTATGgattaattcaaaatgttttaaaaagatacgtgcgtgcgtgtgtgcatggtgtatatatatatatatataatatacacatgaCAACTGACCCTTTGCTAAACCCCACCTTAAAAGTGCTTCTGACCAATCCCGTTTTAGCAACTGTTGCTCTgccgccattactctgacacGTGTTTGCTATTTTCTAATGAGAGCCTATGGAAGTAATGTGTTTGAGAACTTTTTAGTgggattttataaaaataatcataaaaaaaattataatttaaacacGTTGCTGCTGGGTAAAACACATTATAATAGGGACACGAGTTACCAAGAGAGGATACCCGCAGggttaatcatttaaaaaaatacaataaaataacaatatatatatattttttaattaaattaattttaagaaaagcatgttatggattaaactgtgtctgCCCTCACTCcaaaatgaacatataacatctGCAACAACACCTACATTTACTAATTATATATGTGTCGCTTACGTtttcgtctttttaaagatgtcaatccgtaagtgttccttgtgcgagaggcaCATCCTGCCATTAGATCGGCAAGAGAGCTGCATTCTCTGTCTGGGCCACGCCCACTCAGAGTTAACTCTCaaggagacagactgccctcacagtgagggcatgagtctcaagacactTCACTCATGAATCGGCCtcattctgagggacgattcagcctcacgCGTCCTCTCACACGCTTATTCTGTAACACCCGATGGATCACATGAGGAGGCACGGCAGGGCCGCGAGTTcaagcaggatgaatttgaggtggacctTGTGCAGGCACACACCCCACGAGCCCCTAAATCTCCATTAAATGCATCTATGCCGATACATCATGTGAGTGATAAGCTCTGGCCCACTGCAGGAGCACATGGCCTAGTCTCGTTTGAcggttctgatgctggggatgatgatgatgatgtcatgtctctcactgtcaggcgagtggtcagtggatgatgcttcTGCCCCTCTCCCCAGTGAGGATTTTAGCGATTTGTTATTTctagccaatcagaggcactactgagcgaacacagagacttgctgctttgccatatggaaaatctggtctaatgtcaACTGGCGAAAAGCACACTTCTCCCCAGccagtaaatctcctttttaggagttcATGCATGCGCACCTCATGAACGAGCACGTACAGACCATTCTTTTTGTCTGTTTCAGGTCAAACTGAAAAAGCATTACCACTGAAATAATTTCATTTTCCTGTGCATCGCAGTAACTCgccactgtctggctgctctaccaccatggacagcgccagccttctaccaacagggtgttatgctgggtcaagtttttcagaaagaaaatgctgaacacaaatgcatccaacacaggttggggtgcGATGTGTAATGGACTCCTGACTATCGACACCTAGAAACAGGTGTGAAACGGCCGTGACACATCAACAGCTTTgagctactggctgtctttctagctttgagagcttttcattatGATATTGTGAATCACAACATTCGGATTCCTTGGACAACACAACAGTATACATGTGGTGTATACATGTTGCCATGACATGCTGACCCACGTATGGCCAGCGAAATGCAAGTATGCGCTTCCACCGGTGCGCATCCTTCATTCTGTCTTCAGCAAAGTCTGAAtggacatggaaacagttctgttgactgcgccgaaatggcccaatcagccATGGTTTCCGTAAATGATAGAGATGTTATACAGCTCATCAATggaaataccgctgaggagggatctcctctctcaggcgcaatGCACAATCTggcatttttttttcatgaccGTCTGCTCAAAACACATTGACAAGTAATTACAACCTAGACATAGCATCTCTCAATatttcctctctgtttagagcgtTTGCTATTTTGTTTGCCAGACATATAATTATGCCCCTCCCCTTAAGTACgggctccccatcattttacACATCCACCtcaaaaatcaatagttttatatattccctttttttttattacatcattcgcaatgcttcatgggattgtagacCATGCTCTCATGAAACACGATAAGAACACatccttgtacctttgtctttatgtctgatattctaataattttttgcatCAAAACAAAGTTcatgatgttgtgattcacctctgctggttggtttgtttcatggctcacaactctttttgaataattgtattaaatatctatggAAGAAacgaatggggaaaatacttccggaacccagacggctgaaaaagtgtgctgtcactgttgcgctctatttctgctcatacagtatttattagccCATATGACAATATTTACTTTAAAGTGATtctattgtaatacattgtagatgatTGTAAGAGTACATGTTTTGTTTCCCTAGTGTGTTTTTGTGAGCTGGAAGCtcagacatttaaaaattaatagtCTGCAGTCTATTTTGGGTTTGTTTATAATGAATgcatcaataaaacaaaaaaatttaataaaaataaatataaatataaatatatacacacacacacacacacacacacacacacatgttgtgtttccatgttttatggggactttccatagacataatggtttttatactgtacaaactttatattctatcccctaaacctaaccctacccctaaacctaaccctcacagaaaacattctgcatttttacattttcaaaaaacataatttagtatgatttataagctgttttcctcatggggaccgacaaaatgtccccacaaggtcaaaaatttcgggttttactatccttatggggacatttggtccccacaaagtgataaatacacgctacacacacacacacacacacacacacacacacacacacacacacacatgttgtgtttccatgttttatggggactttccatagacataatggtttttatactgtacaaactttatattctatcccctaaacctaaccctacccctaaacctaaccctcacagaaaactttctgcatttttacattttcaaaaaacataatttagtatgatttataagctgttttcctcatggggaccgacaaaatgtccccacaaggtcaaaaatttcgggttttactatccttatggggacatttggtccccacaaagtgataaatacacgctcacacacacacacacacacacacacacacacacacacacacacacacacacacacacacacacacacacacacactatatactatattttctggttattattgggattttgattGCACAACAAACACGATCTGGGATTTtactcattttggactcttgcagCCTCTATGTCTGTATCTGTCTCAGTAAGGAAAGAATGGACTGCCGGacaggctgatttgagtatttctgaaactgctgatctcctgggattttcacacacaacagtctctagaatttactcagaattgtgtcaaaaacatccactgagtggcagttctgcagatggaaatgccatgttgatgaaagaggtcaacagagaatggtcagactggtttgaactcaaaagtctatggtaactcagataactgctctgtacaattgtgttgagaagaatagcatctcagaaagctattctgagatgcgtgtcGGCgccgttttggtggcacgagggggactaacacaatattaggcaggttgttttaatgttgttgctgattggtgtatatattgCATAAAAAAGGACTAttttaggattttttgcagtACGACTTTTTTATGACAATAAAAGTTGCAAATTAAATTGTGTTGCATTTatgcatcatggtagtatttgctgAACTTATTTCAATTTAtgctcattttaattaaaatctaaatgtaaaaaagtgtGTACAACTGTATAAATACTTGAATTAAtcaaatgacacatttcacaCCTACAGTAGTTCTAAAAATATCTAgacatatttattttcctttttaatgTTCTTGACTGTTTTTATtagattaattgtttattttatttaatgaataactACACATATGCACTTCAGTAAAGTATGATCAGATCTGAGATCTGTTGATTTTTCAGAGGAAGGCATTGTGACCAAAACTGCTTGCaaccaggggttaaattgggatttcagAGGCTGGGGAAAATTGAACACCTTCTACCCAACTACTTGTACTAATTGTTATTCtgataatattatttgtaattaaaacatttgcattaaattataaaaaagtgttttaaattcTTCACTCTGGCATGAAGCATTTTCACTATGATTACACGGCACGGTACAGAAGCAGAACTCATGTTCGTATGCGGGGGAATTTGCTGACTCTACCAACGTCCACAACTGACTAACGCAAATCATAATAAACTTGAAATATTGCTTAACATGTACACTCGCTAAACAGAGATGGAATGTCAAATGGATCAATCAACAACTGCATCGGCGAATACAAGAAATGGAATGGATTGAAAACAagcattctttttctttttggaataAAAGGTGCTGGAACACCGTTCCGGACCATACCAGCCTAATTTAAGCCCTGCCTGCAACATATTTAGCTTTCAAAATGACTCAATATGAAGCTAAAGGTTTATATTTTAATGATGACTAAAAACAAGAAAGAACTTCACTGTACAACTTTACTAACCAAGGATTTACTATATTTAATAAGATAAATAATCTTGGCATAATCTAATAAAACATCAACTCTGAAGCATGTTGATGGGTAATAAGCAACATAAACAGAATTACCACATCATAACTCTGGttgatgataaaaaataaaaatgtttataaactATTTGGTTTGACAGCCATCAAGAAAAATCATAGCATTAGGCATTCACTGCAGTTTATGAGTTACAATATATTGAAACAGATTTTCTATCTGGTCACAGTATTCATATCACTTTATTTCTCTTCCAGATAGCCAAATGATTTTCCATCTTATAAAAACCTCTTTTTTTCAGGATCTTTTCTGATTTTGGTTCCTTTTTTAGGTactatttatttagtttaaataAGAAGACTATTTTTAACCTTCTGCAAAAAAGTAGAAAGGGAGTATACCATCTGTCTCTGCAAGCCGGTGAAGTGTTCTTAGAGAatcaacctggcaaccacccagaaccacACAAAACATGCCAAAAGCAACTGACAAATCAGCAGAAAAATGTGCAGGCACCGGtcacatttaatgtgttattgagCATAAACCATTCAAAGGGAGTGAATATATTTATATGACGTGGAATTAAGTGATTTATGTTGAAAGTGAATGATTTATGGTAATAGTTGAAAGGGTAGGTAGTTGAAAGACACGAGCAAACGAGTTTAATTTAGATTCAAGTGTATCAGAAAAGACAAAatggccacttttttttttttgttttttaaatggccaCTCTTACTAATATTGACAGGAAAACTATAATAATGTTAGATGAATCTCTGTAGAGATATAGTGGTGACTACATGGTTATCGGCCAATATTAGTATCGGATTTGGCCGAAATTGGAAGCTGATAAATATTAGGATTCAAACAGTAGTATTTTCCTATGCCAGGTTAAAAAGtactatattacatatttatttctactgtacattaaaatattttatttgaagcaTGTAAAATTCCAGATTGGAGATTTCCTTTTGAACACCATttcattaaacaaaacaaatattgggCTTCATATCAGTTATGAGCTAGTAAAAATAATTTGAGCTATTCCTATATCCCTAGCCATTTGTTTCTAATGAAATGTCTCATAGTATGTGGTGCACATTTCTAACCGAAACACAACACTGGAGTCAAGATACAGTTCAGTTATTTTTCGTAATGAGTGACATCGTGAAATATGTTCTTTCAAGTTAAACATCACAGCATGACAGATTTGATTCACACACCCTTCAAGTTTTTACAAATGCAAAAGAAAATGACTGATCATTATCTG
This region of Xyrauchen texanus isolate HMW12.3.18 chromosome 23, RBS_HiC_50CHRs, whole genome shotgun sequence genomic DNA includes:
- the LOC127617140 gene encoding C-terminal-binding protein 1, with amino-acid sequence MGSSHLLNKGLPLGIRPPIMNGPMHPRPLVALLDGRDCTIEMPILKDVATVAFCDAQSTQEIHEKVLNEAVGALMYHTITLMREDLEKFKALRIIVRIGSGFDNIDIKSAGDLGIAVCNMPAASVEETADSTMCHILNLYRRTTWLHQALREGTRVQSVEQIREVASGAARIRGETLGIIGLGRVGQAVALRAKAFGFNVIFYDPYLSDGMERALGLQRVNTLQDLLFHSDCVTLHCSLNEHNHHLINDFTIKQMRQGAFLVNTARGGLVDEKALAQALKEGRIRGAALDVHETEPFSFSQGPLKDAPNLICTPHAAWYSEQASIEMREEAAREIRRAITGRIPDSLKNCVNKEFLTQTTHWAGMDPAVVHPELNGAYRYPPGVVSLASGGLPPPVEGIMPSTVPITHSLPSVAHPPHAPSPGQTGKPEPDREQHPSEQL